From a region of the Babesia bovis T2Bo chromosome 1, whole genome shotgun sequence genome:
- a CDS encoding RNA Helicase associated domain (HA2) family protein, which yields MSLEGLLELQSLSVNAKVAQILKNHLDTDHPDLVDFIIHLAKRARNATEFNKLLDENDAEMPLALGEQLFNTVMALSTNQPRGGTWDDIISSENDDRLNFPALCMKNIATQTQDIYKLEPKKDGELSEAAKKLLEQETVASYQRDRGDDVRSRSDRYARDYHDRDRYSDRHHSRGDEYRHRDRTERVYRNREDRSRRSASSSPESLPYLDDKGAIFKGRVTKVVEFGGFVRFKSKNGIHSGLVHVSEILPGNRRLSEASEALKEDMVVYVKKIGMKNDKISLSMKSVDQKTGRDLCSGHQDSMQSYYTMGAPMLQNTASSSDAILDYSNGMDGRKRRMMTDLERWEHQQLVNSGVLPKSERVAMDLAAQHEPELDEEIDIEINDACPTFLKGQTRRSGIELSPIKIVSNPEGSLARTIATSSTIAKERRETERMQEDTIQRSAGAGSMTNNSTSQFMEELRRMNMKQRREGALHDKRDPGTRKDGHNAIKTIQEQRESLPIFALRDELLQAVQENDILIVVGETGSGKSTQIPQYLAESGYTSGSDGESMVIGCTQPRRVAAMSVAKRVSEEVGCRLGQEVGYCIRFEDCTTKDTVIKFMTDGMLLREVLQDPLLEQYACIMLDEAHERTIATDVLFALLKNCCSKRENFKLIVTSATLEAEKFSTYFNDASIFSIPGRMFPVEILHTTDQESDYMEASLITVLNIHLNEPAGDILLFLTGQEEIDVACRTLHERMKRLESMSPPPLIILPVYAALPGEMQGAIFEPTPPGCRKCVIATNIAEASLTIDGIFYVIDPGFAKVKRYNPRTGMESLVVVPISQASAKQRAGRAGRTGPGKCYRLYTEDAYRSEMLPTAVPEIQRTNLANVVILLKAMGINDFLNFDFMDKPPVETLIDALDNLYHLGALDDEGLLTRLGRKMAEFPMDPNLAKMLLTSVDLECSDEVITIVSMLSIQNIFYRPQDKQAEADRAKSRFTQAEGDHLTLLYVYNQWRKNKFSSVWCHENFLQSRALLRAQDVRKQLISIMDRYRFKVVSCGNNAEVISKSVCAGYFHHSARRDPQEGYRTIVDQQNVFIHPSSALYNRSPEYVVYHELVMTTKEYMRDLTIVKAQWLLELAPSMFKRSEGVSKSKMGQKIEPLHNKFEEKDGWRLSKRRG from the exons ATGTCACTAGAGGGTTTGCTCGAGCTGCAAAGCCTCAGTGTCAACGCCAAGGTTGCACAGATACTCAAGAATCATCTAGACACTGACCATCCA GACTTGGTTGACTTCATCATACACTTAGCGAAACGCGCGCGGAATGCAACTGAGTTTAACAAACTTCTAGATGAAAATGATGCTGAGATGCCCTTGGCACTTGGTGAACAGCTATTCAATACCGTGATGGCACTGAGCACAAACCAACCACGTGGTG GCACATGGGATGATATCATATCATCTGAAAATGATGATCGTCTCAACTTTCCCGCACTATGTATGAAAAACATCGCAACGCAAACacaggatatatataagttAGAACCTAAAAAGGAT gGCGAATTGTCTGAGGCTGCTAAGAAGTTGCTTGAACAGGAGACTGTTGCCAGCTACCAGAGAGACCGGGGGGATGATGTAAGATCAAGGAGCGACCGATATGCACGAGATTATCATGATAGGGATAGATATAGTGACAGACACCATTCTCGTGGTGATGAATATAGGCATAGAGATCGTACTGAACGAGTATATCGCAACAGGGAGGACAGAAGTAGAAGAAGTGCCAGCAGCAGTCCCGAGTCATTACCCTACCTAGATGATAAAGGTGCAATATTTAAGGGGCGAGTAACAAAAGTGGTAGAGTTTGGGGGTTTTGTAAGGTTCAAAAGTAAAAATGGCATTCACTCCGGTTTGGTCCACGTGTCTGAGATACTACCGGGAAATCGCAGACTTTCTGAAGCAAGTGAAGCCTTGAAAGAAGATATGGTAGTATATGTAAAGAAGATTGGTATGAAAAACGATAAAATAAGCTTATCAATGAAATCAGTTGACCAGAAAACAGGAAGAGACCTATGTAGTGGACACCAGGATTCCATGCAGTCTTATTACACCATGGGAGCCCCTATGTTGCAGAATACTGCATCAAGTTCTGACGCTATCTTAGATTACTCCAATGGCATGGACGGCAGGAAGCGCCGTATGATGACTGACCTTGAGCGCTGGGAGCACCAGCAACTTGTAAACAGTGGCGTTCTCCCCAAGAGCGAACGTGTTGCAATGGACCTGGCTGCTCAGCATGAACCTGAGTTAGATGAAGAAATAGATATCGAGATCAATGACGCGTGTCCCACGTTTCTGAAAGGACAGACCAGAAGATCAG GCATCGAACTGTCACCCATAAAGATTGTATCGAATCCTGAAGGATCACTAGCAAGGACTATCGCAACAAGTTCCACTATTGCCAAAGAGCGTAGGGAGACTGAACGTATGCAAGAGGACACTATACAGCGTTCTGCCGGTGCTGGCAGCATGACCAACAACAGCACGTCGCAATTTATGGAAGAGCTGCGTCGCATGAATATGAAACAACGCAGAGAAGGTGCATTACATGATAAGCGAGATCCTGGCACTCGGAAGGATGGCCACAATGCCATCAAGACTATCCAAGAACAACGGGAGTCTCTGCCAATCTTTGCATTGCGCGACGAGCTTTTGCAGGCAGTGCAAGAAAACGATATTTTAATTGTAGTTGGAGAGACAGGTAGCGGTAAGAGCACACAGATACCTCAGTACCTTGCTGAAAGCGGTTATACATCTGGGAGTGATGGAGAGTCCATGGTTATTGGTTGCACCCAACCAAGAAGGGTGGCTGCAATGTCTGTTGCCAAACGTGTGTCGGAAGAAGTTGGCTGCAGATTAGGGCAGGAAGTAGGTTATTGCATCAGGTTCGAGGATTGTACCACGAAAGATACGGTGATAAAGTTTATGACCGACGGTATGCTGCTTCGCGAGGTTTTACAAGATCCCTTGCTGGAACAATACGCTTGCATCATGCTAGACGAGGCACACGAACGTACCATTGCAACCGATGTTCTATTCGCACTCTTAAAG AACTGCTGCAGCAAGCGTGAAAATTTCAAGTTAATAGTGACTTCCGCCACCCTGGAAGCTGAGAAGTTTTCGACGTACTTCAACGATGCCAGCATCTTCTCTATACCGGGGCGCATGTTCCCCGTGGAGATACTTCACACCACTGACCAAGAAAGCGACTACATGGAGGCATCGCTGATTACCGTGCTCAATATCCATCTCAACGAGCCGGCAGGTGATATCCTACTGTTCCTGACCGGACAAGAAGAGATTGACGTGGCCTGCAGGACACTGCATGAGCGTATGAAACGTCTGGAATCAATGTCACCTCCGCCGTTGATAATTCTGCCGGTATATGCAGCATTACCCGGGGAGATGCAAGGGGCAATTTTCGAGCCCACCCCGCCAGGATGCAGAAAGTGCGTTATCGCTACTAACATCGCGGAAGCGTCACTTACAATAGATG GTATTTTCTATGTCATTGACCCTGGTTTTGCCAAGGTTAAGCGTTACAATCCGCGTACCGGGATGGAGTCTCTTGTGGTAGTACCTATATCGCAAGCCAGTGCTAAGCAGCGTGCTGGTAGGGCTGGAAGAACGGGCCCTGGAAAATGCTACCGACTATACACCGAGGATGCCTACAGATCTGAAATGCTGCCTACAGCAGTACCGGAAATCCAGCGGACCAATTTGGCCAATGTGGTCATCCTATTAAAAGCAATGGGCATCAACGATTTCCTCAACTTTGATTTTATGGACAAGCCGCCTGTGGAGACTCTGATCGATGCTTTGGACAATTTGTACCATCTAGGCGCCTTGGATGATGAGGGCCTTTTGACCCGTTTGGGTCGCAAGATGGCTGAATTTCCAATGGACCCCAACCTAGCCAAGATGCTGCTGACGTCTGTAGACCTCGAGTGCTCCGATGAGGTTATCACCATTGTCTCCATGCTCTCGATACAGAATATATTCTACAGACCACAGGACAAACAGGCGGAGGCTGACAGAGCGAAATCTAGATTTACACAAGCTGAAGGTGACCATTTGACGTTGctctatgtatataatcaGTGGCGCAAGAACAAGTTTTCCTCTGTATGGTGTCATGAAAACTTTCTCCAG TCACGAGCACTCTTAAGGGCTCAGGATGTGAGGAAGCAGTTAATATCTATTATGGACAGGTATCGCTTCAAAGTGGTGTCTTGTGGCAACAATGCTGAGGTGATTTCTAAATCAGTCTGTGCCGGATACTTCCATCATTCAGCTAGGAGGGACCCTCAAGAAGGCTATCGCACAATTGTAGATCAGCAAAATGTATTTATACACCCGTCTTCCGCGCTGTATAACAGATCGCCAGAGTATGTCGTCTACCACGAATTGGTGATGACCACCAAGGAATACATGCGCGACCTCACTATAGTAAAGGCACAGTGGCTCTTGGAGTTAGCGCCTTCAATGTTCAAGCGCTCCGAAGGAGTGAGTAAGTCAAAGATGGGTCAGAAGATTGAGCCGCTCCATAACAAGTTCGAGGAGAAGGATGGCTGGAGGTTGTCAAAGCGCCGTGGCTAG